The Candidatus Methanomethylicota archaeon DNA segment TGAGCTGGTGTCTATTGCTCAGAAGCTCATTGAGGAACTTGAGTCCGATGAGAAGGTTAGGAGGAGACTTTCAAGACTGCTTGCATCAGATATAGCCTTAGATACCGAAGCTAGAGTAGCCCTGGTGAGCGCTATTGTTAGGGAGGTTGCAACGAAGAGTGATATAGAGGCTTTGAGGAAAGAATTTAAAAGTGAAATGGAGGCTTTAAAAGCTGCAACGAAGAGTGACATAGAATCCTTGAGAAGAGACGTTAAAAGTGACATAGAAGCCTTAAAGATGGCTACCAAAAGCGATATGGAAGCTCTGAGGAAGGAATTTAAAAGTGAAATGGAAGCTTTGAAGGCAGCGACGAAGAGTGATATAGAATCCTTGAGGAAGGAAGTTAAAAGTGATATAGAGGCTTTGAGGAAGGAATTCAAAA contains these protein-coding regions:
- a CDS encoding CCDC90 family protein, translated to MSIAQKLIEELESDEKVRRRLSRLLASDIALDTEARVALVSAIVREVATKSDIEALRKEFKSEMEALKAATKSDIESLRRDVKSDIEALKMATKSDMEALRKEFKSEMEALKAATKSDIESLRKEVKSDIEALRKEFKSDIEALRGEFREDIGRLDGRINALEQRVGALEQRVARLEGSINLFMKLFVAFNLPLLVSVVAALVTLLLRAP